The DNA segment AGGCTTCGCCTGGGATCTCGAAGAACGCAAGGTTACCATTCCCTCCACAAACGGCCCAATGCGCCTCCATTCCCTGGGAGGACAACCCCCTCTGAATGTGAGGCGGCCAGTCAGCAACGATGCTTCGTGCGGCATTTAATTCATCCGGTCGAGTCGGCGAACTGGGATGTCATGATGAGCCGCTGGCAACTGGAATGTCTTGCTATCGATAGCAGTACGATTTTAGCGAGTTGTTAACGGGTCGAATGGGACCTTTGATGACGGGAGTCGCGCACTTACACTGGACAAGCTGGCTCCCGAATGGAGCATCACGTCATGATTTGGCTTTCGGCAGTAAGCTTGGTCGCTGGCGGCGTGTTGGCGTGGCACTTCAAAATCATCGTGTTGGCGCCTGCAACATTCGTTATTGCAGCTATTGCGATCATCGCCGGCCAGATGCAAATCACTGGTATCCCGTCGATTATCCTCATAATCGGGATCGCAAGCGCAGGAGCACAGATCGGCTATTTCCTCGCAATGTTGTTTCAGCATGTTATGGGTGCAACCATGCTCCGCAGCTCCTCTCTGTCTTCCAACAAGACGACGGGGCGCCCCCCATCAATTTCCGGAACGCCGATTTCGTGAAGATTCTGATTCGGTCGTGAACCTTGCATGTGCGCGCTTGGGCAACCTCCCGATTGATTAGGCTTCCTCCCCAAGCACGTGTTAGCGAGGAGTTTAGCTAAGCCTGTCAGATAGTTCTGCTGGAAACGCAATCACCAAGACCTATACCGTCGCCGGCGACAGCGCGCGTAACTCCGCAAGTGGCATCGTCCCCGCCAATCTTGAAAAGGTAGCGGTAAAAAACGGGGTTTAATTTTTTAATCGTTTTTTCTTTCAATTTTAACTAAAACTCACTAGGGTTCCGCTCGAAGCGAAAAGACGCTGCAGGTATTTTGCGTCTCTCAATTCCGCAGATCGATTTTTGCAATCCCTCGTCTAGTAGAGGGCAAAAGCAAAAGTTTGGTTTTTGGAAGACCCTGAAGCCCATCGCATTGCGGCGGAATCAACAACGATGCGCAAATTAAATCTGACCGGTATGGATTTTGATGAACTCTGGGACCTACACGAAGAACTGTCGAAAATCCTCGCAGAGAAGATTCGTGCGGAAAAGCGCAGGCTGGAAGAGAGACTCGCGCAGCTAAGCCATATGGGGCAGATCAAGGAAATTGCGATACCTGTTGAAGAACAGGGAGCAGATCGGCCAAGGCGCAAATATCCGAAGGTTCTGCCGAAGTACTTCAATCCAATCGCACCATTGGAGACATGGTCGGGACGCGGCAAGCAACCGCGATGGGTTGCCGCGGCACTCCGCTCGGGGCACAAGCTAGATGACCTGCAGATCTCAGAGTCCGGTGAGGCGTCTGCCGACAGGGTGCACGATCGTTCTTGAAACTTCCAGGCATTCAAGCCGTGCGACCGGACGCCGGAAGTGTCCGACGATCATATTCGGAATAGTTTGAAAGACTGCTCTGGATTTCGGAGAGCTCGTCCAGCAACACGTCATAAAGCTCAATCTGAGAGGCAAGCAAGCCAGCAGTCGAGCAGGTGCCCGCGACCAGGTGCAGCCGAATATGGGTCGCTTTGATCATATTCAAGGAATTACGGATCTCGAAGTTAAAGAAATCACTCGGATCACCCATGTTTCGCATCTCAACCTCGTTACTTACCCAATTGCAGCTCTTTATGGTTTAGTCTGCCGTCCCCCATTCCGGTTCAGCAACCGGCATCGTTCTCCCGACTGGCAAAAATCGGGCCAATTTGAACGCTGCGTGAGTGGGCTTCAGGAAACATTTTACACGCTGTGGGTGAATCAGACGACATGTCCCACCGCTTCACATTTTCGAAAGGATACCTGCGTTCGGTCGAGCGCAACCCAAGCCCATTAAGCCGGGCGAGTGCAACGGGTTGAGATCACGAATTCGGCGCGAGTTGCCGCTTCCGTCCGGGCGCAAGCGGCGTTACCGTTTGGCAATCGATGGGGAACGGAAATGCATACCATAGTAGCCTTCATTGCCGCATTTGCTCTTGTTGTTCTCGCCATACTACAAGCCCGCTCGGTTCCTGATGCTAGTCCGGCTGGCCGCCGCGATTTCGTAAC comes from the Bradyrhizobium erythrophlei genome and includes:
- a CDS encoding H-NS family nucleoid-associated regulatory protein, with translation MRKLNLTGMDFDELWDLHEELSKILAEKIRAEKRRLEERLAQLSHMGQIKEIAIPVEEQGADRPRRKYPKVLPKYFNPIAPLETWSGRGKQPRWVAAALRSGHKLDDLQISESGEASADRVHDRS